In Pedobacter sp. WC2423, the following are encoded in one genomic region:
- a CDS encoding acyl-CoA thioesterase, which produces MSTIVKNPKNSFTVMNELVLPNDTNTLNNLMGGRLLHWMDIAAAISAQKHCNRIVVTASVDNVSFKQPIKLGDVITIEAKVTRAFHTSVEVRMDVWAENIPSGTRVKSNEAYYTFVAVDQSGRTIPVPELLPETEDEIELYAGALRRRQLRLILAGKMKANDAIELKALFFNE; this is translated from the coding sequence ATGAGCACAATAGTAAAAAATCCTAAAAATTCGTTCACGGTTATGAACGAATTGGTTCTACCCAATGACACCAATACGCTAAACAATTTAATGGGTGGCCGGTTACTGCACTGGATGGATATCGCTGCTGCGATTTCAGCACAAAAACATTGTAACCGGATTGTCGTTACTGCTTCAGTAGATAATGTATCATTCAAACAGCCTATTAAATTAGGAGATGTAATTACCATTGAAGCGAAAGTAACCCGTGCTTTTCATACTTCTGTAGAAGTACGTATGGATGTCTGGGCTGAAAATATTCCTTCAGGAACCCGTGTTAAATCTAATGAAGCTTATTATACTTTTGTAGCAGTTGACCAGAGTGGCAGAACAATTCCTGTTCCTGAACTGTTACCTGAAACAGAAGATGAGATTGAATTATATGCAGGTGCATTAAGAAGAAGACAATTACGTTTGATCTTAGCCGGCAAAATGAAAGCCAATGACGCTATTGAACTAAAGGCTTTATTCTTCAACGAATAA
- a CDS encoding alpha-amylase — MSNQTLIQYFHWYYDEEQKLWQKATEQAPALKEIGITGVWFPPAYKSTAGADSVGYDCYDLFDLGEFDQKNSVPTKYGTKDEYLQAVNALHEQQIMVLADVVFNHKAGADELEKIAVRRVDENNREEYTSDVFEIEAWTKFTFPGRKGKYSEFIWDKSCFSGIDWAEDLQETSIFSIQNEYGEGWEDVPSDELGNYDYLMFNDIEFRNQAVREELKRWGEWYYETSGVDGFRLDAVKHIATDYLNEWLDHMNAKFDKQFFIIAENWVVDDVMKLRSYIDLTEGRMQLFDSMLHLNFHTAADAGDAYDLSKIFENTLVESHPQLSITFVDNHDSQPLQDLETYVDFWFRPLAYALILLREQGIPCVFYTDLYGAKYTDHDDKGNEAEVELVALESLPLMTKLRRDLAYGFQRDYLDHPNCIGWTREGIPELENSGIAVVLSNGEQGIKKMEMGIGHAGKTFIDVFGYRKEEVTIDENGWAEFFCEAGSVSAWIIKVI, encoded by the coding sequence ATGAGTAACCAAACGCTGATCCAGTATTTTCACTGGTACTATGACGAAGAACAGAAATTATGGCAAAAAGCTACAGAACAGGCTCCTGCGCTAAAAGAAATTGGGATTACCGGCGTTTGGTTCCCGCCAGCCTATAAATCTACAGCAGGTGCAGATTCTGTAGGGTACGATTGCTACGACCTGTTCGATTTAGGTGAATTTGATCAGAAAAACAGTGTGCCGACTAAATATGGTACTAAAGATGAATACCTGCAAGCCGTCAATGCTTTACATGAACAGCAGATTATGGTGCTCGCAGACGTAGTTTTTAACCATAAAGCAGGAGCCGATGAGCTGGAAAAGATAGCTGTACGCAGAGTTGACGAAAATAACAGAGAAGAATATACTTCAGACGTTTTTGAAATTGAAGCCTGGACTAAGTTTACTTTCCCCGGTAGAAAAGGAAAATATTCTGAGTTTATCTGGGATAAAAGCTGTTTCAGCGGAATCGACTGGGCTGAGGATTTACAGGAAACTTCCATATTCTCTATACAAAATGAATATGGAGAAGGTTGGGAAGATGTACCTTCTGATGAATTGGGCAACTACGATTACCTGATGTTTAATGATATTGAATTCAGAAACCAGGCTGTTCGTGAAGAATTGAAAAGATGGGGAGAATGGTATTATGAAACTAGCGGGGTAGATGGTTTCCGTTTAGATGCGGTGAAACATATAGCGACAGATTATCTGAATGAGTGGCTGGACCACATGAATGCAAAGTTTGATAAGCAATTCTTTATTATAGCTGAGAACTGGGTGGTGGATGATGTGATGAAACTGAGGAGTTATATTGATCTTACTGAAGGTAGAATGCAGTTATTTGATTCGATGTTACACCTTAACTTTCATACCGCAGCTGATGCCGGAGATGCTTATGACCTGAGTAAGATATTTGAAAATACACTAGTAGAGTCTCATCCGCAATTGTCAATTACATTTGTCGATAACCATGATTCACAGCCCTTACAAGACTTGGAGACCTATGTTGATTTCTGGTTTCGTCCATTAGCTTATGCCTTAATCCTTTTAAGAGAGCAGGGGATACCTTGCGTATTTTATACGGATTTATATGGCGCGAAATATACGGATCATGATGATAAGGGGAACGAAGCGGAAGTTGAGCTTGTTGCGCTGGAAAGCCTTCCTTTAATGACCAAATTGCGCAGAGATCTGGCTTACGGTTTTCAACGTGATTATCTGGATCATCCGAACTGCATCGGCTGGACAAGAGAGGGAATACCAGAGCTTGAAAATTCGGGTATTGCAGTGGTACTCAGTAATGGTGAGCAAGGTATTAAGAAAATGGAAATGGGGATAGGCCATGCCGGCAAAACATTCATCGATGTATTCGGTTACAGAAAAGAAGAAGTGACAATCGATGAAAATGGCTGGGCTGAATTCTTTTGTGAAGCCGGAAGTGTTTCTGCCTGGATTATAAAAGTGATTTAA
- a CDS encoding DUF5103 domain-containing protein: MIRTGILLFLCLFSLQTLQAQQKFTYDNKVYSSQIKTVQLYNTQKEQSIPVIALGTSEKLSFSFDDLRGGSKNYWYTVEHCTYDWKSSNLSVLDYLDGMNEDRIIDYAYSSKTLQKFTHYSLTFPNDQVKPKISGNYLLKVYENGDVNRPVLSQRFYITDPQVNIQSDLIPSNEVSLRFSHQKVNINILHTNPIQNPYQDIKLVLMQNGNPLTAKLNTKPTYVKPGSLIYNDLDGNDFPGSNEFRKFDFRSVRYKGEHVQDLFTDSTNNVVLFTDLNGTAPKYTQQIDENGAFFIRNQDNIDNDTDSDYGHIQFSLNTVAPGKDGDIYVVGRFNNFTLTEGNKLSYVAAQKKYYGSIYLKQGLYDYQYVWKDNTTGNVDYTVLEGSFFETENTYQAFVYFRRPGSRWDELIGYSLFNNLQKK; the protein is encoded by the coding sequence ATGATCAGAACCGGAATATTGCTCTTTTTATGTTTGTTTAGTCTGCAAACTTTGCAGGCACAGCAAAAATTTACGTACGATAACAAAGTCTATTCTTCGCAAATCAAAACTGTACAGCTTTACAATACACAAAAAGAGCAATCTATCCCGGTAATCGCTTTAGGAACTTCAGAAAAACTGAGTTTTTCTTTTGATGATCTGAGAGGTGGAAGCAAAAACTACTGGTATACGGTAGAACATTGTACCTATGACTGGAAATCTTCTAATTTATCTGTCCTGGACTATCTGGATGGGATGAATGAAGACCGCATCATTGATTACGCTTATTCTTCTAAAACACTTCAAAAGTTTACCCATTATTCACTTACCTTTCCAAATGATCAGGTAAAGCCTAAGATTTCAGGCAATTACCTCTTAAAGGTTTATGAAAATGGTGATGTGAACAGACCAGTATTGTCACAACGTTTTTATATAACCGACCCACAGGTCAATATTCAATCTGATTTGATTCCCAGCAATGAGGTGTCTTTAAGATTCAGCCATCAAAAGGTAAATATTAATATTCTTCACACCAACCCAATCCAGAATCCTTATCAGGATATTAAGTTGGTATTGATGCAGAATGGCAATCCGCTTACTGCAAAACTGAATACCAAACCTACTTATGTTAAACCGGGCTCTCTGATTTACAATGATCTGGATGGAAATGATTTTCCAGGCAGCAATGAATTCAGGAAATTTGATTTCCGCAGCGTGCGTTACAAAGGTGAACATGTACAGGATCTTTTTACGGATAGTACCAACAATGTGGTTTTATTCACAGATCTGAATGGTACAGCTCCGAAATACACTCAGCAAATTGATGAGAACGGCGCGTTTTTTATCCGCAACCAGGATAACATAGACAATGATACTGATAGCGATTACGGACATATACAGTTCAGCTTAAATACAGTTGCTCCGGGTAAAGATGGTGATATTTATGTAGTTGGCAGGTTTAATAATTTTACGCTTACTGAAGGGAATAAACTGAGTTATGTAGCTGCTCAAAAGAAGTATTATGGCAGCATTTATTTGAAACAGGGCTTATATGATTATCAGTATGTATGGAAAGATAATACCACAGGAAATGTAGACTATACCGTTTTGGAAGGTTCTTTCTTTGAAACTGAAAACACTTACCAGGCTTTCGTATATTTCCGCAGACCAGGCAGCAGATGGGATGAACTCATCGGATACAGCCTGTTTAATAATCTGCAGAAAAAATAA
- a CDS encoding ABC-F family ATP-binding cassette domain-containing protein → MISINDLTFLIGSRALYDEANWHIKPGERIGLIGANGTGKSTLLKIIVGEYAPSSGSISMSKDLKIGYLNQDLLSYESHHTILHVAMEAFERQNQIHDEIEELLKKIETDYSEDVLNKLSDKQQEFEALDGYNIEYKANEILAGLGFSTADQHRPLNTFSGGWRMRVMLAKILLQTPDILLLDEPTNHMDLPSIKWLETYLAGFEGAIVIVSHDRYFLDKIVNRTVESRKGKLTTYAGNYTYYLEEKSLRGEIQKGEFKNQQAKIKQEEKLIERFRAKASKAKMAQSRMKALDKMERVDDVDDDNPTVNFSFKFTKPSGRHVIRIENATKRYPNIDILENAEAVIEKGDKIALIGANGKGKSTLLRMVAGVEAFEGSCETGHNVTTTFFAQHQLESLHLGNTILEELQAFAPKHTDTELRSILGCFLFTGDDVFKKIKVLSGGEKSRVALAKSLTTDSNFLILDEPTNHLDIQSVNILIQALKQFEGTFIAVSHDRYFLDNVANKIWFIEEEQIKQYPGTYAEYEVWNSKREIPVAKSIPVKQEKEVKPKAEPKPVTVSSQQQLKKLNDQLQKVELETVELEKNVKAIETELADESVYADQAKLAEANKRYQSAKQLLDTAQNKWEVLAAEIMELE, encoded by the coding sequence ATGATTTCGATAAACGACTTAACATTCCTTATAGGTTCCCGGGCTTTATACGACGAGGCGAACTGGCACATCAAACCGGGAGAAAGAATTGGCCTTATTGGTGCCAATGGAACTGGAAAATCTACACTTTTAAAAATAATAGTAGGAGAATACGCACCCTCATCCGGGTCAATTTCAATGTCTAAAGATTTAAAAATAGGCTATTTGAACCAGGATTTACTTTCGTATGAATCTCACCATACCATTTTACATGTGGCCATGGAGGCTTTTGAGCGCCAGAACCAGATACATGATGAAATTGAAGAACTCTTAAAAAAGATAGAAACAGATTATTCTGAAGATGTATTAAACAAACTGAGCGATAAGCAACAGGAGTTTGAAGCATTGGATGGTTATAACATTGAATATAAAGCAAATGAGATCCTTGCTGGTTTAGGATTCAGCACTGCCGATCAGCATCGTCCGCTGAATACTTTCTCCGGAGGATGGAGAATGCGTGTAATGCTTGCGAAGATTCTGTTACAGACTCCCGACATCCTGTTACTGGATGAGCCGACCAACCACATGGATTTACCTTCCATTAAATGGTTAGAGACTTACCTGGCAGGATTTGAAGGGGCGATTGTAATTGTATCTCACGACAGGTACTTCCTTGATAAAATTGTAAACCGTACAGTGGAATCCCGCAAAGGAAAATTAACGACCTATGCTGGTAACTACACCTACTACCTGGAAGAGAAATCTTTACGTGGAGAAATCCAAAAAGGAGAATTCAAGAATCAGCAGGCCAAAATCAAACAGGAAGAAAAACTGATTGAACGTTTCAGAGCTAAAGCGAGTAAGGCTAAAATGGCGCAATCCCGGATGAAAGCACTGGATAAAATGGAGCGTGTAGACGATGTGGATGATGATAACCCTACTGTAAACTTCAGCTTTAAATTTACCAAGCCTTCTGGCCGTCACGTAATCCGCATCGAGAACGCTACCAAGAGATATCCTAACATTGACATTCTGGAAAATGCAGAAGCTGTCATTGAAAAAGGAGATAAAATTGCTTTAATTGGTGCCAATGGTAAGGGTAAGTCTACCTTATTGAGAATGGTTGCTGGTGTGGAAGCTTTCGAAGGATCTTGTGAAACGGGACATAATGTAACGACTACTTTCTTTGCACAGCACCAGTTAGAGTCTTTACACCTGGGTAATACTATTCTGGAAGAGTTACAGGCTTTCGCTCCTAAACATACAGATACTGAGCTTCGTTCTATTCTGGGCTGTTTCCTTTTTACTGGAGATGATGTATTTAAAAAAATTAAAGTCCTTTCCGGAGGTGAGAAATCAAGGGTTGCTTTGGCGAAGTCGTTAACGACAGATTCCAACTTCCTGATTCTGGATGAGCCAACAAATCACCTGGACATCCAATCAGTAAATATCCTGATCCAGGCCCTGAAACAATTCGAGGGAACATTCATTGCAGTATCCCATGACAGGTATTTCTTAGATAACGTAGCCAACAAAATCTGGTTTATCGAAGAAGAACAAATCAAACAATACCCTGGAACTTATGCAGAGTATGAAGTATGGAATAGTAAAAGAGAAATTCCGGTTGCCAAAAGCATTCCTGTAAAACAAGAGAAAGAAGTGAAGCCTAAAGCGGAGCCGAAACCTGTTACAGTAAGCAGTCAGCAACAATTGAAAAAGCTGAATGATCAGTTACAGAAAGTCGAACTGGAAACTGTTGAGTTAGAAAAAAATGTAAAGGCTATTGAAACTGAACTTGCTGATGAATCAGTTTACGCAGATCAGGCAAAACTTGCTGAAGCCAATAAAAGATATCAGAGTGCAAAACAGTTATTAGATACTGCTCAGAATAAATGGGAAGTTCTTGCAGCAGAAATCATGGAATTAGAATAA
- a CDS encoding sodium:proton antiporter, with protein MTTYTTLIILSGLVIFSYLFDLVASKTKLPSVLLLLLLGIGLHVLVDQLHIQTFDFLKVLPTLGTVGLILIVFEGALELKYEREKNKLIRGAFLSAFFILAATVSAITLIIYQITGQDFYRCFTNAIPFSVISSAIAIPSAAALTGKSKEFIIYESSFSDILGIILFNFAVTNPHISISSFTGLGLSTLLIIILSIISCILLLYLMGKISHHIKFFLIISILILVYAVGQSYHLSSLVLVLSFGLFLNNADAIEHFYFRSMFIYKNLSKDLEQLHQLSAETAFIIRTFFFVIFGFTMNIYELNNGITLMNGVFILMTIYLIRIIYLKLFRKENSGTESVIAPRGLISILLYYNLPPSLRLPEIGTSFLFLVVLGSSLVMSIGLLASKKMVKAEISA; from the coding sequence ATGACCACGTACACTACATTGATTATTCTGAGCGGACTGGTCATATTTTCTTATCTCTTTGATTTAGTAGCGAGCAAAACAAAGCTCCCCTCCGTACTATTGCTTCTTTTACTGGGAATTGGTTTGCATGTTCTGGTAGATCAGCTGCACATTCAAACTTTCGATTTCTTAAAAGTATTGCCAACACTGGGTACAGTGGGCCTGATCTTAATTGTTTTTGAAGGAGCACTGGAATTAAAATATGAGCGGGAAAAGAATAAGCTGATCAGAGGAGCTTTTCTCTCGGCTTTTTTTATTCTGGCTGCAACGGTTTCCGCAATTACGCTGATCATTTACCAAATCACCGGGCAGGACTTCTATCGCTGCTTCACCAATGCGATTCCTTTCAGTGTCATCAGTTCAGCGATTGCCATTCCCTCTGCTGCTGCGCTGACCGGTAAAAGCAAGGAATTTATTATCTACGAGTCCTCATTTTCAGATATTCTGGGAATTATACTGTTCAATTTTGCAGTGACCAATCCACATATCTCTATTTCTTCTTTCACAGGATTAGGACTAAGCACGCTATTGATTATCATACTTTCCATCATCTCCTGCATCCTGCTTCTATATTTGATGGGAAAGATCTCTCATCATATTAAATTCTTCCTGATTATTTCCATCCTGATCCTTGTATATGCTGTAGGCCAGTCTTATCACTTATCTTCATTGGTACTGGTACTTTCTTTTGGATTATTCTTAAACAATGCCGACGCAATTGAACATTTCTATTTCAGAAGTATGTTTATTTATAAAAATTTATCGAAAGATCTGGAACAGCTGCATCAGTTATCTGCTGAAACGGCCTTTATTATCCGTACTTTTTTCTTTGTAATTTTTGGTTTTACCATGAATATCTATGAACTGAACAATGGGATTACCCTGATGAACGGTGTCTTCATTCTGATGACTATTTACCTGATCAGGATCATCTATTTAAAGCTATTCAGAAAAGAGAACAGTGGGACGGAGAGCGTCATTGCTCCCCGCGGACTGATCAGTATTTTATTATATTATAATTTACCTCCGTCATTAAGACTGCCGGAGATCGGCACTTCTTTCCTGTTCCTTGTGGTATTAGGTTCAAGCTTAGTGATGAGCATAGGCCTGCTGGCCAGCAAAAAAATGGTAAAAGCTGAAATTTCTGCTTAG
- a CDS encoding spore protein, with translation MAVTRLKRKDRKNKTTSRLEVKTLKLATNIELGSRSQQPKKDQLAKNNLLLDQLSAALRA, from the coding sequence ATGGCAGTTACAAGACTAAAAAGAAAAGACAGAAAGAATAAAACAACTTCACGTTTAGAGGTTAAAACTTTGAAACTAGCTACAAACATTGAATTAGGTAGTCGTTCACAACAACCTAAAAAAGATCAGTTAGCTAAAAACAATCTTTTATTAGATCAACTTTCTGCAGCTTTAAGAGCATAA
- a CDS encoding BamA/TamA family outer membrane protein produces MKAYSICKKKFQFPAILLFIILFAAACSSTKFIESNQSIVKVVQIDSIPSRYKEEAMNYIQKDIRPASRLGINVGLYNMFYTLFKTKAVGKKAPVLDSTLVEISRGQVEKYLMSKGYFMAKVRTEIKVKNQRAQVDFIATPGPAFFIGKVTTTIPDPAVRKLYKEDKSFNSHLHEGVQYDDDSLSVEREQIYTMMKEHGYYDFSRPYVRFEVDSTLNKSRANVALFIDTPANKGSHTQYMIGETNILVAPSTDGFTDSITLNPRIFRGIRYTDLSKRFRRNPIVRYDFLKQGEVYDVNKETLTYDRLYELNVFKNVKIEYVKSKDSANILNPLIQLTPQKRMSNRVEGEVPFNAGTVGFTLSNTYTNNNIFRGAERFEFQVKGGLQSRIGQGGSLFSDIYQRDFSVSANLAIPRLMVPFSIPLMGRNGMPTTTFSSSYIYSLQKDFFVRRALLNSITYEWVETKSKLHSFTPLNFEYRFGGLLIDTTTLEGRTTFLNNIYNINLLTRKDLTIGMKYAYSLNANKLLLNKSFIYFRGNIDIAGNMLDGISRIIDTKHDPSKGDYAKILGLPFNQYVRPEVDIRWYKSLGLDRQFIARINGGVGVAYGNSVAVPFEKLFFAGGASGVRAWQARTLGPGNYNRGISLPTEQQRRISYGIDQLGQMHIEANLEYRYKLINNFFGAKLKGAVFLDAGNIWNISPGNPNPETYFNFKNLGNQIGVGTGVGFRYDLQYFVFRFDVGLKLRDPQFEPKNQWVIEKLFSGRKEFQDAYKLANSPDTYRFFQYNFGIGLPF; encoded by the coding sequence TTGAAAGCATATTCAATTTGTAAAAAGAAATTCCAGTTTCCCGCAATATTACTATTTATTATTCTTTTTGCTGCTGCCTGTTCCTCTACAAAATTTATTGAGAGCAATCAATCGATAGTAAAAGTAGTTCAAATAGATAGTATTCCTTCCAGGTATAAAGAAGAGGCGATGAATTATATTCAGAAAGATATTCGTCCTGCATCCCGCCTTGGAATTAATGTTGGGCTGTACAATATGTTTTATACCTTATTCAAGACAAAAGCGGTAGGTAAAAAAGCACCTGTACTGGATAGTACACTGGTGGAAATTTCCAGAGGTCAGGTTGAAAAGTATCTGATGAGCAAGGGCTATTTTATGGCAAAAGTCAGAACAGAAATCAAAGTGAAAAATCAGCGTGCACAAGTCGATTTTATCGCCACTCCGGGGCCTGCTTTTTTTATAGGAAAAGTAACGACTACTATTCCTGATCCGGCTGTCAGAAAGTTGTATAAAGAGGATAAATCGTTTAATAGTCATTTGCATGAAGGCGTTCAATATGATGATGACTCTCTTTCGGTTGAACGGGAGCAGATTTATACCATGATGAAAGAGCATGGTTATTATGACTTCTCCAGGCCTTATGTAAGATTTGAGGTAGATTCTACCCTAAACAAGAGCCGGGCGAATGTGGCGCTGTTTATCGATACTCCTGCAAATAAGGGAAGTCACACGCAATATATGATTGGAGAAACCAATATATTGGTTGCGCCCTCAACAGATGGTTTTACCGATTCAATCACCTTAAACCCACGTATTTTCAGGGGTATTCGTTATACTGATTTATCGAAACGTTTCAGAAGAAACCCAATTGTCAGATATGATTTCTTAAAACAAGGGGAGGTTTATGATGTCAATAAAGAGACTTTAACCTATGACCGTTTATATGAGCTGAACGTTTTTAAAAACGTGAAGATCGAATATGTAAAATCCAAAGACAGTGCAAATATTCTGAATCCGCTGATTCAGTTAACGCCACAGAAGCGGATGAGTAACCGCGTAGAGGGGGAAGTTCCTTTTAATGCCGGTACAGTAGGGTTTACCCTGAGCAATACTTATACGAATAATAATATTTTCAGAGGAGCAGAACGTTTTGAATTCCAGGTAAAAGGTGGGCTTCAGTCCAGAATCGGACAAGGAGGATCATTGTTCAGTGATATTTATCAGCGGGATTTCTCTGTGAGCGCTAACCTGGCAATACCAAGGTTGATGGTTCCATTCAGTATTCCTTTAATGGGTAGAAATGGGATGCCAACCACCACGTTTTCCAGTAGTTATATCTATTCGCTGCAAAAAGATTTCTTTGTACGCCGGGCATTGCTGAATTCCATTACTTATGAATGGGTAGAGACGAAATCGAAACTGCATTCCTTTACCCCGCTCAATTTTGAATACAGGTTTGGAGGATTATTGATTGATACGACTACTTTAGAAGGAAGAACTACTTTTCTGAATAATATTTATAATATCAACCTGCTGACCAGAAAAGATCTGACGATAGGGATGAAATATGCCTATTCCCTGAATGCAAATAAACTGCTTCTCAATAAAAGCTTTATTTATTTCCGCGGAAATATTGATATCGCTGGTAATATGCTGGATGGGATCTCCAGGATTATTGATACGAAGCATGATCCTTCTAAAGGTGATTATGCGAAGATTCTGGGTTTACCTTTTAACCAGTATGTGCGTCCCGAAGTCGATATACGCTGGTATAAAAGTTTAGGTTTGGACAGACAATTTATAGCACGTATCAACGGAGGTGTAGGGGTTGCTTATGGTAACTCAGTAGCCGTTCCTTTTGAAAAATTATTCTTTGCTGGTGGTGCCAGCGGAGTCAGAGCGTGGCAGGCCAGAACGCTGGGTCCGGGTAATTATAACCGCGGAATCAGTTTGCCTACGGAACAGCAGCGGAGAATATCCTATGGTATAGATCAGTTGGGACAAATGCATATTGAAGCTAACCTGGAGTACCGTTATAAATTAATTAATAACTTTTTTGGTGCGAAGCTTAAAGGTGCCGTATTCCTGGATGCTGGTAACATATGGAATATATCTCCGGGCAATCCAAATCCTGAGACCTATTTTAATTTTAAAAACCTGGGCAATCAGATTGGTGTAGGTACCGGTGTGGGATTCAGATATGATTTACAATATTTTGTATTCAGATTTGATGTTGGTCTGAAGTTGAGAGATCCCCAGTTTGAACCTAAAAATCAGTGGGTGATTGAGAAATTGTTTAGCGGAAGGAAAGAGTTTCAGGATGCTTATAAGCTGGCTAACAGCCCGGATACTTACCGGTTTTTCCAATACAACTTTGGTATAGGATTGCCATTCTAA
- a CDS encoding TrmH family RNA methyltransferase, with the protein MLSKSQISFIKSLHQKKYRKAHGLFIIEGIKSIVEFIPSAYQIHSIYFLAQYQSLLPKLPSNIKLFEVNNAELEKISTLQAPQGILALVHIPETADFDKSTLHGRFSLVLDGIQDPGNLGTIIRTADWFGFKNVICSLNTVEVYNPKTVQATMGSLCRVNVSYQELPVWLKDIKLPVFGAMLNGNSLYETKWGTEGLVILGNEGQGVSDEVNILINNPVTIPRVGEAESLNVAVSAAIFCADISRNFQK; encoded by the coding sequence ATGCTTTCAAAGTCTCAGATAAGTTTTATAAAATCGTTACATCAAAAAAAGTACCGCAAAGCGCATGGGCTATTTATTATTGAAGGAATAAAATCAATAGTAGAATTCATTCCTTCAGCTTACCAGATTCATAGCATCTATTTTCTGGCCCAATATCAGTCTTTACTACCTAAATTACCTTCAAATATAAAGTTATTTGAAGTAAACAATGCCGAATTAGAGAAGATAAGTACTTTACAGGCCCCACAAGGCATTCTGGCACTGGTTCATATTCCTGAAACTGCTGACTTTGATAAAAGTACACTGCATGGCCGTTTCTCTCTTGTCCTGGATGGTATACAAGATCCGGGGAACCTGGGGACAATTATCAGAACCGCGGACTGGTTTGGATTTAAAAATGTAATCTGTTCTTTAAACACGGTAGAAGTTTATAATCCGAAAACTGTACAGGCAACTATGGGTTCTTTGTGCAGGGTGAATGTGAGTTATCAGGAATTGCCGGTCTGGCTGAAAGATATTAAGCTTCCTGTTTTTGGTGCAATGCTGAATGGGAATAGTCTTTATGAAACAAAATGGGGAACTGAAGGCCTTGTCATTTTAGGCAATGAAGGGCAGGGTGTGAGTGATGAAGTGAATATTCTAATTAATAATCCGGTAACGATTCCAAGAGTCGGAGAGGCTGAGTCATTGAACGTTGCGGTGTCGGCAGCAATTTTTTGTGCAGATATTAGCAGAAATTTTCAGAAATAA
- a CDS encoding quinone-dependent dihydroorotate dehydrogenase — protein sequence MYRLIKPLFFKFDPEKVHYFVVQRLKWFHEHFPLGKTIIRSSFDIHIKGLEREVFGIKFRNPVGLAAGFDKNGEYVEALSDLGFGFIEVGTVTPLPQPGNDQPRMFRLTEDEAIINRMGFNNKGVDTLAERLRVLKLKDKSIVIGGNIGKNKNTPNEDAVSDYVKCFDRLFDVVDYFVVNVSSPNTPGLRALQEKEPLTLLLKTLQERNHKNGISRPVLLKIAPDLTNEQLDDIVEIVMEAGIAGVIATNTTIDRTGLTTAAEIANETGGLSGKPLTVRSTEVIRYLSQKSNKAFPIIGVGGIHSPQDAKDKIEAGASLVQLYTGFIYEGPGIVKRICKALV from the coding sequence ATGTATCGTTTAATCAAGCCTTTATTTTTTAAATTTGACCCAGAGAAAGTTCATTACTTCGTAGTTCAGCGACTCAAATGGTTTCATGAACACTTCCCTTTAGGCAAAACTATCATCAGAAGTAGTTTTGATATTCATATCAAAGGACTGGAACGTGAAGTTTTTGGTATCAAATTCAGAAATCCAGTAGGTCTTGCCGCAGGTTTTGATAAAAATGGAGAATACGTTGAAGCATTAAGTGACCTTGGATTCGGATTTATCGAAGTAGGGACGGTGACACCTTTGCCTCAGCCCGGAAATGATCAGCCCAGAATGTTCAGATTGACTGAAGATGAGGCGATCATCAACAGAATGGGTTTCAATAATAAAGGAGTAGATACCCTGGCAGAACGTTTACGGGTATTGAAGCTGAAAGATAAAAGTATAGTGATTGGCGGAAACATCGGGAAAAATAAAAATACACCCAATGAAGATGCTGTTTCTGATTATGTGAAATGTTTCGACCGTTTATTTGATGTGGTAGATTATTTTGTAGTCAATGTCAGTTCTCCGAATACACCGGGCTTAAGAGCTTTGCAAGAAAAAGAACCATTGACCTTACTGCTGAAAACTTTACAGGAGCGCAACCATAAAAATGGGATATCCAGGCCTGTTTTATTAAAAATTGCCCCTGATCTGACCAATGAACAACTGGATGATATTGTAGAGATTGTGATGGAAGCTGGTATTGCCGGCGTAATTGCGACTAATACCACTATTGACCGTACAGGTTTAACTACAGCGGCAGAAATAGCAAATGAAACAGGAGGATTAAGTGGTAAGCCTTTAACTGTACGCTCCACAGAAGTGATCAGGTATTTGTCTCAGAAATCAAATAAAGCATTTCCAATTATAGGAGTAGGAGGAATTCATTCTCCGCAGGATGCCAAAGATAAAATCGAAGCTGGTGCTTCACTGGTACAATTGTATACTGGTTTCATCTATGAAGGGCCTGGTATCGTGAAAAGAATCTGTAAAGCATTGGTTTAA